A portion of the Salmo trutta chromosome 1, fSalTru1.1, whole genome shotgun sequence genome contains these proteins:
- the LOC115205803 gene encoding NLR family CARD domain-containing protein 3 isoform X1 translates to MEEHSHLFKVHQARPDSPVSSSWSIKSDKSMNHIMNFNDAAVNTDEKVQQERPDSPVPSCMSLKSDTSMHKRINFKDGTVKTDEKVQDSPMTSCMVLESDTSMDNTTYSMKGANLTDQKDTIDLSPILQRLEDSVLKFWLDEMKTYKRDLSQEYPHQFDSNLENSNVLNDVTMMLQKCAREGALKITLHSLWISNQESLAHTVEENEVLRTCQEKLKSSLRNKSEYVFEGLPKQGYPTLLNDIYTDMYITEGGRGEVEDEHEVGQIENVSKRAATQETVIKSNDIFNPLPGQEGTIRSVLTKGVAGIGKTVSVQKIILDWAEGKANQDICFILALPFRVLNLIKHEDYSLIQIIHNFFPEMQELKSIDSDQNKVLLIFDGLDECQLPLDFQNNETCCDAHESTSVDVLLTNLIKGNLLPSALLWITTRPAAANRIPPECFYRVTEVRGFNDQQKEEYFTKKILDKSLASRITTHVKSSRSLYILCHIPVICWIVANVLQGLLVEACSNEIPCTLTQMYSNLVALQLQMKSKRSQSTNQSKSEDDIIQKLGELAFQQLETGNLVFYEEDLKEIDIDVSEASEYSSWFTEIFKEEFVLHQKRIFCFVHLSVQEFLAALFVFLTFQRSGKNLLDKSLLARLSLKGRSLINLYKSAVDRALQSQNGHLDLFLRFLLGLSLESNQAALKGLTQTQAGSSTEDIQRTVQYIKEKIKEYPSPQRCINLFHCLNELNDNTLVQEIQRYLSLGSLQVRNLTPTQWSALAFVLLTSQEDLDVFELKKYVQSDGGLLRLLPVVKLSRMARLDGCNLTDKCCDALASVIGTSSSLVELDLSDNNLQDSGVKLLSKGLGNPHCNLEILRLSLCGITDEGCVSLAMALSSNSTHLKELDLSFNYPEESGVEQLSALLEDPHCKLEALSIDRLGSSREKWRLLKYACQLTLDSNTANKMLRISEDGRNVAKTREVQLYADHPDRFSLAIVQVLCRESLSDRCYWEVEFGCKTTKIAATYRGIPKMEDGYKSWLGWNEMSWSWYCTDDGGFSARHNRKRTPVCAPPTDSNRVGVYLDWPAGTLTLYSVTFDMVTLLHTFYTTFTEPIYPAFSVVDTLCICPIESTNETHEYAQ, encoded by the exons ATGGAAGAACATAGTCATTTGTTCAA GGTCCATCAAGCGAGACCAGACTCGCCCGTGTCAAGCTCTTGGTCAATCAAGAGTGATAAGTCAATGAATCACATTATGAACTTCAATGATGCTGCTGTCAATACCGATGAGAA GGTTCAGCAAGAGAGACCAGACTCGCCCGTGCCTAGCTGTATGTCACTGAAGAGTGATACTTCAATGCATAAAAGAATCAATTTCAAAGATGGCACTGTCAAAACAGATGAGAA GGTCCAAGACTCACCTATGACTAGCTGTATGGTCCTGGAGAGTGATACTTCAATGGATAATACAACATATTCCATGAAGGGGGCAAATTTAACTGATCAAAA GGACACAATTGACCTGTCTCCCATTCTCCAG AGGCTTGAAGACAGTGTTCTCAAGTTCTGGTTGGATGAGATGAAGACTTACAAAAGGGATCTAAGTCAGGAGTATCCACACCAATTTGATAGTAATCTGGAAAATAGTAATGTCTTGAATGATGTTACGATGATGCTACAGAAATGTGCCAGAGAAGGAGCTTTAAAGATCACACTGCACTCTCTATGGATTTCCAACCAGGAATCGCTTGCTCACACAGTGGAGGAAA ATGAAGTCTTAAGGACATGTCAAGAAAAGCTCAAATCGAGTCTCAGGAATAAGTCTGAATATGTGTTTGAGGGTCTCCCAAAGCAAGGTTATCCAACACTTCTAAATGATATCTACACAGATATGTACATCACTGAGGGTGgtagaggagaggttgaagatgAACATGAGGTAGGACAGATTGAGAATGTATCCAAGAGAGCAGCAACACAAGAGACTGTGATCAAAAGTAATGACATTTTCAACCCATTACCTGGACAAGAGGGAACTATCCGGTCTGTGCtcacaaagggagtcgctggaaTTGGAAAAACTGTCTCTGTGCAAAAGATCAtattggactgggctgaaggaaaggCAAATCAGGACATTTGTTTCATACTTGCACTTCCATTTCGTGTGTTGAATCTGATCAAACACGAAGATTACAGCTTGATTCAGATTATTCACAATTTCTTCCCAGAGATGCAAGAGTTAAAAAGTATTGACAGTGATCAGAACAAAGTTTTGTTAATCTtcgatggtctggatgagtgtcaACTTCCTCTAGACTTCCAGAACAATGAAACATGTTGTGATGCCCATGAGTCAACTTCAGTGGATGTGCTGCTGACAAacctcatcaagggaaatctgcttccctctgctctcctctggataaccaCACGACCTGCAGCTGCCAATCGCATCCCACCTGAATGCTTTTACAGGGTGACAGAGGTGAGAGGGTTCAATGACCAACAGAAGGAAGAATACTTCACCAAGAAAATCCTTGATAAGAGTCTGGCTAGCAGAATTACCACACACGTGAAGTCATCAAGGAGCCTCTACATCTTGTGCCACATACCAGTGATCTGCTGGATTGTAGCCAATGTTCTACAGGGACTACTGGTAGAAGCATGTAGCAACGAAATTCCCTGCACTTTGACACAGATGTACTCTAATTTAGTGGCCCTTCAACTACAAATGAAGAGCAAGAGGTCCCAAAGCACTAACCAGTCCAAGTCAGAGGATGACATCATTCAGAAACTGGGGGAGTTAGCTTTCCAACAGCTGGAGACTGGAAATCTTGTATTCTACGAAGAGGACCTGAAAGAGATCGACATTGATGTCAGTGAAGCATCAGAGTATTCTAGTTGGTTTACGGAGATCTTTAAGGAAGAATTTGTTCTGCACCAAAAGAGGATATTCTGCTTTGTGCATCTGAGTGTTCAAGAGTTCCTGGCtgctttgtttgtgtttctgacatTTCAAAGAAGTGGAAAAAATCTACTGGACAAATCACTACTTGCGAGGTTGTCATTGAAAGGACGATCTTTAATCAACCTGTACAAGAGTGCAGTGGACCGAGCATTACAGAGTCAGAATGGACACCTGGACCTTTTCCttcgcttccttctgggcctttCACTGGAGTCAAATCAGGCTGCCTTAAAGGGCTTGACACAAACACAGGCAGGAAGCAGCACAGAGGACATTCAGAGAACAGTGCAGTACATTAAGGAGAAGATCAAAGAGTATCCCTCTCCACAGAGGTGCATCAATCttttccactgtctgaatgaacttaATGACAACACCCTAGTGCAGGAGATCCAACGTTACCTGAGCTTAGGCTCCCTACAAGTAAGGAACCTTACACCTACACAGTGGTCGGCTCTGgcctttgtgttgctgacttcacaGGAGGACCTGGATGTGTTTGAACTGAAGAAGTATGTCCAATCTGATGGAGGGCTtttgaggctgctgccagtggtgaAGTTATCAAGAATGGCAAG ATTGGATGGTTGCAATCTTACTGACAAATGCTGTGATGCCTTGGCCTCGGTCATAGGCACAAGCTCTAGTCTAGTAGAGCTGGACCTAAGCGACAACAACCtgcaggattcaggagtgaagctccTCTCCAAAGGATTGGGGAATCCACACTGTAACCTGGAGATACTTCG GCTCTCACTATGTGGAATTACAGACGAGGGCTGTGTTTCTCTAGCCATGGCTTTGAGTTCAAACTCAACACACCTTAAAGAGCTGGATCTGAGCTTCAACTATCCAGAGGAATCAGGGGTAGAGCAGCTTTCTGCTctactggaggatccacactgtaaACTAGAGGCACTGAG TATTGACCGTCTTGGATCAAGCAGGGAAAAATGGAGGCTCTTGAAAT ATGCATGCCAGCTTACACTAGATTCAAACACAGCAAACAAAATGCTGCGAATAAGTGAAGATGGAAGAAACGTTGCAAAAACAAGGGAGGTGCAGCTATACGCCGATCACCCTGACAGATTCAGCCTGGCAATTGTACAAGTGCTGTGTAGAGAGAGTCTTTCTGATCGCTGCTACTGGGAAGTTGAATTTGGTTGTAAAACGACTAAGATTGCAGCAACGTATAGAGGGATACCCAAGATGGAGGATGGGTACAAAAGTTGGCTAGGCTGGAATGAAATGTCATGGAGTTGGTACTGCACAGATGATGGAGGTTTCTCAGCAAGACATAATAGAAAAAGGACTCCAGTTTGTGCCCCTCCCACAGATTCTAACCGGGTAGGAGTGTATTTGGACTGGCCTGCTGGCACTCTGACTCTGTATAGTGTCACCTTTGACATGGTGACTCTCCTGCACACATTTTACACCACTTTCACTGAGCCCATCTACCCTGCATTTTCTGTAGTTGACACACTTTGCATCTGTCCCATAGAATCTACCAATGAGACACATGAATATGCCCAATAA
- the LOC115205803 gene encoding NACHT, LRR and PYD domains-containing protein 12 isoform X5 codes for MEEHSHLFKVHQARPDSPVSSSWSIKSDKSMNHIMNFNDAAVNTDEKVQQERPDSPVPSCMSLKSDTSMHKRINFKDGTVKTDEKVQDSPMTSCMVLESDTSMDNTTYSMKGANLTDQKDTIDLSPILQRLEDSVLKFWLDEMKTYKRDLSQEYPHQFDSNLENSNVLNDVTMMLQKCAREGALKITLHSLWISNQESLAHTVEENEVLRTCQEKLKSSLRNKSEYVFEGLPKQGYPTLLNDIYTDMYITEGGRGEVEDEHEVGQIENVSKRAATQETVIKSNDIFNPLPGQEGTIRSVLTKGVAGIGKTVSVQKIILDWAEGKANQDICFILALPFRVLNLIKHEDYSLIQIIHNFFPEMQELKSIDSDQNKVLLIFDGLDECQLPLDFQNNETCCDAHESTSVDVLLTNLIKGNLLPSALLWITTRPAAANRIPPECFYRVTEVRGFNDQQKEEYFTKKILDKSLASRITTHVKSSRSLYILCHIPVICWIVANVLQGLLVEACSNEIPCTLTQMYSNLVALQLQMKSKRSQSTNQSKSEDDIIQKLGELAFQQLETGNLVFYEEDLKEIDIDVSEASEYSSWFTEIFKEEFVLHQKRIFCFVHLSVQEFLAALFVFLTFQRSGKNLLDKSLLARLSLKGRSLINLYKSAVDRALQSQNGHLDLFLRFLLGLSLESNQAALKGLTQTQAGSSTEDIQRTVQYIKEKIKEYPSPQRCINLFHCLNELNDNTLVQEIQRYLSLGSLQVRNLTPTQWSALAFVLLTSQEDLDVFELKKYVQSDGGLLRLLPVVKLSRMARLDGCNLTDKCCDALASVIGTSSSLVELDLSDNNLQDSGVKLLSKGLGNPHCNLEILRLSLCGITDEGCVSLAMALSSNSTHLKELDLSFNYPEESGVEQLSALLEDPHCKLEALR; via the exons ATGGAAGAACATAGTCATTTGTTCAA GGTCCATCAAGCGAGACCAGACTCGCCCGTGTCAAGCTCTTGGTCAATCAAGAGTGATAAGTCAATGAATCACATTATGAACTTCAATGATGCTGCTGTCAATACCGATGAGAA GGTTCAGCAAGAGAGACCAGACTCGCCCGTGCCTAGCTGTATGTCACTGAAGAGTGATACTTCAATGCATAAAAGAATCAATTTCAAAGATGGCACTGTCAAAACAGATGAGAA GGTCCAAGACTCACCTATGACTAGCTGTATGGTCCTGGAGAGTGATACTTCAATGGATAATACAACATATTCCATGAAGGGGGCAAATTTAACTGATCAAAA GGACACAATTGACCTGTCTCCCATTCTCCAG AGGCTTGAAGACAGTGTTCTCAAGTTCTGGTTGGATGAGATGAAGACTTACAAAAGGGATCTAAGTCAGGAGTATCCACACCAATTTGATAGTAATCTGGAAAATAGTAATGTCTTGAATGATGTTACGATGATGCTACAGAAATGTGCCAGAGAAGGAGCTTTAAAGATCACACTGCACTCTCTATGGATTTCCAACCAGGAATCGCTTGCTCACACAGTGGAGGAAA ATGAAGTCTTAAGGACATGTCAAGAAAAGCTCAAATCGAGTCTCAGGAATAAGTCTGAATATGTGTTTGAGGGTCTCCCAAAGCAAGGTTATCCAACACTTCTAAATGATATCTACACAGATATGTACATCACTGAGGGTGgtagaggagaggttgaagatgAACATGAGGTAGGACAGATTGAGAATGTATCCAAGAGAGCAGCAACACAAGAGACTGTGATCAAAAGTAATGACATTTTCAACCCATTACCTGGACAAGAGGGAACTATCCGGTCTGTGCtcacaaagggagtcgctggaaTTGGAAAAACTGTCTCTGTGCAAAAGATCAtattggactgggctgaaggaaaggCAAATCAGGACATTTGTTTCATACTTGCACTTCCATTTCGTGTGTTGAATCTGATCAAACACGAAGATTACAGCTTGATTCAGATTATTCACAATTTCTTCCCAGAGATGCAAGAGTTAAAAAGTATTGACAGTGATCAGAACAAAGTTTTGTTAATCTtcgatggtctggatgagtgtcaACTTCCTCTAGACTTCCAGAACAATGAAACATGTTGTGATGCCCATGAGTCAACTTCAGTGGATGTGCTGCTGACAAacctcatcaagggaaatctgcttccctctgctctcctctggataaccaCACGACCTGCAGCTGCCAATCGCATCCCACCTGAATGCTTTTACAGGGTGACAGAGGTGAGAGGGTTCAATGACCAACAGAAGGAAGAATACTTCACCAAGAAAATCCTTGATAAGAGTCTGGCTAGCAGAATTACCACACACGTGAAGTCATCAAGGAGCCTCTACATCTTGTGCCACATACCAGTGATCTGCTGGATTGTAGCCAATGTTCTACAGGGACTACTGGTAGAAGCATGTAGCAACGAAATTCCCTGCACTTTGACACAGATGTACTCTAATTTAGTGGCCCTTCAACTACAAATGAAGAGCAAGAGGTCCCAAAGCACTAACCAGTCCAAGTCAGAGGATGACATCATTCAGAAACTGGGGGAGTTAGCTTTCCAACAGCTGGAGACTGGAAATCTTGTATTCTACGAAGAGGACCTGAAAGAGATCGACATTGATGTCAGTGAAGCATCAGAGTATTCTAGTTGGTTTACGGAGATCTTTAAGGAAGAATTTGTTCTGCACCAAAAGAGGATATTCTGCTTTGTGCATCTGAGTGTTCAAGAGTTCCTGGCtgctttgtttgtgtttctgacatTTCAAAGAAGTGGAAAAAATCTACTGGACAAATCACTACTTGCGAGGTTGTCATTGAAAGGACGATCTTTAATCAACCTGTACAAGAGTGCAGTGGACCGAGCATTACAGAGTCAGAATGGACACCTGGACCTTTTCCttcgcttccttctgggcctttCACTGGAGTCAAATCAGGCTGCCTTAAAGGGCTTGACACAAACACAGGCAGGAAGCAGCACAGAGGACATTCAGAGAACAGTGCAGTACATTAAGGAGAAGATCAAAGAGTATCCCTCTCCACAGAGGTGCATCAATCttttccactgtctgaatgaacttaATGACAACACCCTAGTGCAGGAGATCCAACGTTACCTGAGCTTAGGCTCCCTACAAGTAAGGAACCTTACACCTACACAGTGGTCGGCTCTGgcctttgtgttgctgacttcacaGGAGGACCTGGATGTGTTTGAACTGAAGAAGTATGTCCAATCTGATGGAGGGCTtttgaggctgctgccagtggtgaAGTTATCAAGAATGGCAAG ATTGGATGGTTGCAATCTTACTGACAAATGCTGTGATGCCTTGGCCTCGGTCATAGGCACAAGCTCTAGTCTAGTAGAGCTGGACCTAAGCGACAACAACCtgcaggattcaggagtgaagctccTCTCCAAAGGATTGGGGAATCCACACTGTAACCTGGAGATACTTCG GCTCTCACTATGTGGAATTACAGACGAGGGCTGTGTTTCTCTAGCCATGGCTTTGAGTTCAAACTCAACACACCTTAAAGAGCTGGATCTGAGCTTCAACTATCCAGAGGAATCAGGGGTAGAGCAGCTTTCTGCTctactggaggatccacactgtaaACTAGAGGCACTGAGGTGA